Proteins from a single region of Streptomyces spectabilis:
- a CDS encoding ATP-binding protein, with translation MSTSSLDTPAPAAADPARFLLDRLAALRQSVTALVEHRSADDPTAHDPLRGLYVSQEAVSRLLRAPERTAPDGELRLDGPTPRPDDSADRLARAAAGLGLTELDTAILLIALAPDLDRAFEPLYGYLNDDVSRRRATVGLALDLCGVPAHLPGARARFHPSAPLRALRLMTVEDAERPLLTRSLRVPDRLVAHVLGDDTPDAALLGTLRALPAPPPAAEHDEAFVRRLAARLGDGPVTAYLREHREGDALATLASALHAAGVDALCFSGCADRVPELLREARLSGRAVVVCGLPEHPGPMVAELTAATDVTVLLVDPRPYDPQWSAHDPLVLHAPRHSAGGTAVWRTALGPDADGFDLAATVAPYHLGGERIARAARAAAALAAFEGAPLAASHVRLAARQQSASGLERHARRIRPAVDWEDLVLPDGPLAQLRELSLRARYRDRVLGDWRLSAGGGRGRGVLGLFAGESGTGKTLSAEVIAADLGVDLYVVQLSSIVDKYVGETEKNLERIFTEADRTDAVLLFDEADAVFGKRSEVKDAHDRYANMESAYLLQRLESFDGIALLTTNLRANIDDAFTRRLDLVVDFPFPDAGQRLALWRHGLSHVPRAEDIDVASLAREFELAGGSIRSAVVTAAYLAAGRGGEVAAGDLWEGARREYRKAGRLVPGEASW, from the coding sequence ATGAGCACCTCGTCCCTGGACACCCCGGCGCCCGCCGCCGCGGACCCGGCCCGCTTCCTCCTCGACCGGCTCGCCGCGCTGCGGCAGTCGGTCACGGCCCTGGTCGAGCACCGCTCGGCCGACGACCCCACCGCGCACGACCCGCTGCGCGGCCTGTACGTGTCCCAGGAGGCAGTGAGCCGACTGCTGCGCGCCCCGGAGCGCACGGCGCCCGACGGGGAGCTGCGCCTCGACGGGCCGACGCCGCGGCCGGACGACTCCGCCGACCGCCTCGCCCGCGCGGCCGCCGGTCTCGGCCTCACCGAGCTGGACACCGCCATACTGCTCATCGCCCTCGCGCCCGACCTCGACCGCGCCTTCGAGCCGCTCTACGGCTACCTCAACGACGACGTGAGCCGCCGCCGCGCCACCGTGGGCCTCGCCCTCGACCTGTGCGGGGTGCCCGCGCACCTGCCGGGGGCCCGCGCCCGCTTCCATCCCTCGGCGCCGCTGCGCGCCCTGCGCCTGATGACCGTCGAGGACGCCGAGCGCCCGCTGCTCACCCGCTCGTTGCGCGTGCCCGACCGGCTCGTGGCCCATGTGCTGGGCGACGACACCCCGGACGCCGCGCTCCTCGGCACGCTGCGCGCCCTGCCCGCGCCGCCGCCCGCGGCGGAGCACGACGAGGCCTTCGTCCGCCGCCTCGCCGCGCGGCTCGGTGACGGGCCCGTCACCGCCTATCTGCGGGAGCACCGCGAGGGCGACGCCCTGGCCACCCTCGCGTCCGCCCTGCACGCGGCGGGCGTCGACGCGCTGTGCTTCTCCGGCTGCGCCGACCGCGTCCCCGAACTGCTGCGGGAAGCCCGCCTGAGCGGCCGGGCGGTCGTGGTGTGCGGCCTGCCCGAGCACCCCGGCCCGATGGTGGCCGAGCTGACCGCCGCCACGGACGTGACGGTGCTGCTCGTCGATCCCCGCCCCTACGACCCGCAGTGGTCCGCGCACGACCCGCTGGTGCTCCATGCGCCCCGGCACTCGGCAGGGGGCACGGCCGTCTGGCGGACCGCGCTCGGTCCCGACGCCGACGGGTTCGACCTGGCCGCCACCGTCGCCCCGTACCACCTCGGTGGGGAGCGCATCGCGCGGGCCGCTCGCGCGGCGGCGGCGCTCGCCGCGTTCGAAGGGGCTCCGCTCGCCGCCTCCCACGTGCGGCTCGCCGCGCGCCAGCAGTCGGCGTCGGGGCTCGAACGGCACGCCCGGCGGATCCGGCCCGCGGTGGACTGGGAGGACCTGGTCCTGCCCGACGGGCCCCTCGCCCAGCTGCGGGAACTCTCCCTGCGCGCCCGCTACCGCGACCGGGTGCTCGGCGACTGGCGGCTGAGCGCGGGCGGCGGCCGGGGCCGGGGCGTGCTCGGGCTCTTCGCGGGCGAGTCCGGCACCGGCAAGACGCTGTCCGCGGAGGTGATCGCCGCCGACCTCGGCGTCGACCTGTACGTGGTCCAGCTGTCCTCGATCGTGGACAAGTACGTCGGCGAGACCGAGAAGAACCTCGAACGGATCTTCACGGAGGCCGACCGCACGGACGCCGTGCTCCTCTTCGACGAGGCCGACGCCGTCTTCGGCAAGCGCTCGGAGGTCAAGGACGCCCACGACCGGTACGCCAACATGGAGAGCGCCTACCTGTTGCAGCGCCTGGAGTCCTTCGACGGCATCGCCCTGCTCACCACCAATCTGCGGGCCAACATCGACGACGCGTTCACCCGCCGTCTCGACCTGGTGGTCGACTTCCCCTTCCCGGACGCCGGTCAGCGGCTCGCGCTGTGGCGGCACGGCCTGTCGCACGTGCCCCGCGCCGAGGACATCGACGTCGCCTCGCTCGCCCGGGAGTTCGAGCTCGCGGGCGGTTCGATCCGCAGCGCGGTGGTCACCGCCGCCTACCTCGCCGCGGGCCGAGGCGGCGAGGTCGCGGCGGGCGACCTGTGGGAAGGCGCCCGCCGCGAGTACCGCAAGGCGGGGCGCCTGGTGCCGGGCGAGGCGAGCTGGTGA
- a CDS encoding hydrolase: MSLWTSLEPASATVDPGDSTTVRLRVRNTGDIVDEYHFEPVGDLAPWTTVEPRSLRLYPGTTDTVVLTFAPPRTPDATAGPHPYAVRVTPTEHPDAVVVPEGNLTVTPFSEVRAELVPPTVKGRFRGRPKLAVDNLGNTKVTASLGGSDTGDRISYDLQPGNVQIEPGRAAFVKVTLRPRQITWFGSKQEQPYVLSVRRSGAEPKDVDGTFVQRGILPGWLATTFGLLLAVAIAFVMIWISYQPQVKSVAREKPAEAGKIKPVSPSAPISSAPPPSGKKDDEPAEKPDEDKEEKSQDGGGGGGGDDSEEDEPEERTAAAAVRELAASGEGRHICYRAYVQDEGWQDPVCDGEEAGTVGEDKPIRSLNIAVSGTGGVNATAAYVTEHWRAGDQWKNAGDEEDLYIGDEDSNYPMQGFSISVPDGSVCFEAYAKDTEWIQEVCTPEGKDFYAGAPMEEDRQLEGVRLRA; encoded by the coding sequence GTGAGCCTTTGGACCTCTTTGGAACCCGCATCCGCCACCGTCGATCCCGGGGACAGCACCACGGTGCGCCTGCGGGTGCGCAACACCGGCGACATCGTCGACGAGTACCACTTCGAACCGGTGGGCGACCTCGCCCCCTGGACCACCGTCGAGCCGCGCAGTCTGCGGCTCTACCCCGGGACGACCGACACGGTGGTCCTGACGTTCGCACCGCCGCGCACGCCGGACGCGACCGCGGGACCCCATCCGTACGCGGTGCGGGTCACACCGACGGAACATCCGGACGCCGTCGTCGTCCCCGAGGGCAACCTCACCGTCACCCCCTTCAGCGAGGTGCGCGCGGAGTTGGTGCCGCCGACGGTGAAGGGGCGGTTCCGGGGACGGCCGAAGCTCGCGGTGGACAACCTCGGCAACACCAAGGTCACCGCGTCCCTCGGCGGCAGCGACACCGGCGACCGGATCTCCTACGACCTCCAGCCGGGCAACGTCCAGATCGAGCCGGGCCGGGCCGCGTTCGTGAAGGTGACGCTGCGGCCGCGGCAGATCACCTGGTTCGGATCCAAGCAGGAGCAGCCGTACGTGCTCTCGGTGCGGCGCTCCGGGGCCGAACCGAAGGACGTGGACGGCACGTTCGTGCAGCGCGGGATCCTGCCGGGCTGGCTGGCCACCACCTTCGGACTGCTCCTCGCGGTGGCCATCGCCTTCGTGATGATCTGGATCTCGTACCAGCCGCAGGTCAAGAGCGTGGCGCGGGAGAAGCCCGCGGAGGCCGGAAAGATCAAGCCGGTCAGTCCCTCCGCCCCCATCAGCAGCGCGCCCCCGCCGTCCGGCAAGAAGGACGACGAACCCGCCGAGAAGCCCGACGAGGACAAGGAGGAGAAGTCGCAGGACGGTGGAGGCGGCGGTGGAGGCGACGACTCCGAGGAGGACGAGCCCGAGGAGCGCACCGCGGCCGCCGCGGTGCGCGAACTCGCCGCGAGCGGCGAGGGCCGGCACATCTGCTACCGCGCCTACGTGCAGGACGAGGGCTGGCAGGACCCGGTGTGCGACGGGGAGGAGGCCGGGACGGTGGGCGAGGACAAGCCGATCCGGTCCCTCAACATCGCGGTGTCCGGCACGGGCGGCGTCAACGCCACCGCCGCCTACGTGACCGAGCACTGGCGCGCGGGGGACCAGTGGAAGAACGCCGGGGACGAGGAGGACCTGTACATCGGGGACGAGGACTCCAACTACCCCATGCAGGGCTTCAGCATCAGCGTCCCCGACGGCTCCGTGTGCTTCGAGGCCTACGCGAAGGACACGGAGTGGATCCAGGAGGTGTGCACCCCGGAGGGCAAGGACTTCTACGCGGGTGCCCCGATGGAGGAGGACCGCCAGCTGGAGGGCGTCCGCCTCAGGGCCTGA
- a CDS encoding phage tail sheath subtilisin-like domain-containing protein, which produces MPSYLSPGVYVEEVASGSRPIEGVGTSVAAFVGLAPTGPLNEPTLVTNWTQYVTSFGDFTDGYYLAHSVYGFFNNGGSAAYVVRVGDAAEGGAGDGEAPAAVTGAAAPAALPAAEPRQLGTFAVAATANGSHGPLTVEVADPEGEGPAERFKLVVKDGGKQVESFDVSAKKGNRSYVVTQVKERSKLITVTEAAPAAQLARPENQTVTLAAPPAPAPAPAPVERDATAHPGPAQYLGDSADRTGFGGLEAIDEISMVAVPDLMAAYQRGTIDLEAVKAVQLGLIAHCELMGDRVAVIDPPPSLNARQIRVWRQETAGYDSKYAALYYPWLKTFDPATGRSRLMPPSGHVAGIWARNDSERGVHKAPANEVVRGAVDLELQITRGEQDLLNPIGVNCIRAFPGRGVRVWGARTLSSDPEWRYLNIRRYFNYLEESILIGTQWVVFEPNDHALWARIRRNISAFLVNEWRSGALFGRRPDEAYYVKCDEETNPAESVDLGRVVCEIGVAPVKPAEFVIFRLSQFSSGSGELEE; this is translated from the coding sequence ATGCCGTCCTATCTGTCACCCGGCGTCTACGTCGAGGAGGTGGCCAGCGGTTCGCGCCCGATCGAGGGCGTCGGCACCTCCGTAGCGGCCTTCGTCGGGCTAGCGCCGACCGGACCGCTGAACGAGCCGACCCTGGTGACGAACTGGACCCAGTACGTCACCTCCTTCGGCGACTTCACCGACGGGTACTACCTCGCCCACTCCGTGTACGGCTTCTTCAACAACGGCGGTTCCGCCGCGTACGTGGTGCGGGTCGGCGACGCCGCCGAGGGCGGTGCCGGTGACGGCGAGGCCCCCGCCGCGGTGACCGGCGCGGCGGCCCCGGCGGCCCTGCCCGCCGCCGAGCCGCGGCAGCTCGGCACCTTCGCCGTGGCGGCCACGGCGAACGGCTCGCACGGCCCCCTGACGGTGGAGGTCGCCGACCCCGAGGGCGAGGGCCCCGCCGAGCGCTTCAAGCTCGTCGTCAAGGACGGCGGCAAGCAGGTCGAGAGCTTCGACGTCAGCGCCAAGAAGGGCAACCGGTCCTACGTCGTCACCCAGGTGAAGGAGCGCTCCAAGCTCATCACCGTGACGGAGGCGGCCCCGGCGGCGCAGCTCGCCCGCCCCGAGAACCAGACCGTGACCCTTGCCGCGCCCCCGGCCCCCGCACCCGCACCCGCCCCCGTCGAGCGGGACGCGACCGCGCACCCCGGCCCGGCCCAGTACCTCGGCGACTCCGCGGACCGCACGGGCTTCGGCGGCCTCGAGGCCATCGACGAGATCTCCATGGTCGCGGTGCCCGACCTCATGGCCGCCTACCAGCGGGGCACGATCGACCTGGAGGCCGTCAAGGCCGTGCAGCTCGGCCTCATCGCCCACTGCGAGCTGATGGGCGACAGGGTCGCGGTCATCGACCCGCCGCCGAGCCTCAATGCCCGTCAGATCCGGGTGTGGCGCCAGGAGACCGCGGGCTACGACTCCAAGTACGCGGCCCTGTACTACCCCTGGCTGAAGACCTTCGACCCGGCCACGGGCCGGTCCCGGCTGATGCCGCCCAGCGGTCACGTCGCCGGCATCTGGGCCCGCAACGACTCCGAGCGTGGCGTGCACAAGGCCCCCGCCAACGAGGTCGTGCGCGGCGCCGTCGACCTGGAGCTCCAGATCACCCGCGGCGAGCAGGACCTGCTCAACCCCATCGGCGTCAACTGCATCCGTGCCTTCCCGGGCCGCGGCGTGCGCGTCTGGGGCGCCCGCACCCTCTCGTCCGACCCCGAGTGGCGCTATCTGAACATCCGCCGGTACTTCAACTACCTGGAGGAGTCGATCCTCATCGGCACCCAGTGGGTGGTGTTCGAGCCGAACGACCACGCCCTGTGGGCCCGCATCCGCCGCAACATCTCGGCGTTCCTGGTCAACGAGTGGCGCAGCGGAGCGCTCTTCGGCCGCCGGCCCGACGAGGCCTACTACGTGAAGTGCGACGAGGAGACCAACCCGGCGGAGTCGGTCGACCTGGGCCGGGTCGTGTGCGAGATCGGTGTGGCGCCGGTCAAGCCCGCCGAGTTCGTGATCTTCCGCCTCTCCCAGTTCTCCAGCGGCAGCGGGGAGTTGGAGGAGTAG
- a CDS encoding phage tail protein, whose translation MSLMQGDSLTSHNFGLQIDGVMVEYLSEVSGLTIEQDVIVSQQNTAQGQIDINLLPGVQKNGQCTVVRGMTQSASFTQWINDSINGRMSTARKNASIIMMDFEDNPVKRYNLRNAWCSKIDASTLKAGEAAALTETVTIVFEELVIE comes from the coding sequence ATGAGTCTCATGCAGGGTGACTCCCTCACCTCACACAACTTCGGCCTGCAGATCGACGGAGTGATGGTCGAGTACCTCTCGGAGGTCAGCGGCCTCACCATCGAGCAGGACGTCATCGTCAGCCAGCAGAACACCGCGCAGGGCCAGATCGACATCAACCTGCTGCCGGGCGTGCAGAAGAACGGGCAGTGCACCGTGGTGCGCGGCATGACCCAGTCGGCCTCGTTCACCCAGTGGATCAACGACTCGATCAACGGGCGGATGAGCACGGCCCGCAAGAACGCCTCGATCATCATGATGGACTTCGAGGACAACCCGGTGAAGCGGTACAACCTGCGCAACGCCTGGTGCAGCAAGATCGACGCGAGCACCCTCAAGGCGGGCGAGGCCGCCGCGCTCACCGAGACCGTCACCATCGTCTTCGAAGAACTGGTCATCGAGTAA
- a CDS encoding DUF6760 family protein, which produces MTYATDRLQEEIAYVAYHFHWNLETILDLEHHDRRRYTRQIASFVALAGAEG; this is translated from the coding sequence GTGACGTACGCGACCGACCGGCTGCAGGAGGAGATCGCGTACGTCGCCTATCACTTCCACTGGAACCTGGAGACGATCCTGGACCTCGAACATCACGACCGGCGCCGCTACACGCGCCAGATCGCGTCGTTCGTGGCACTCGCAGGGGCGGAGGGCTGA
- a CDS encoding phage tail protein codes for MPRQDPGSTMWFRLSIDGESLGYFNGCQGLSSQVEIEHRQEGGNNGFVWQLPSRVTFPTIRLTRPLTPDTTKVAKWISTVQTGIKRPTAEIAALRADGSEVARWGLIDVLPVSWQGPRLDPGSPAVATEVLEIAHHGFTD; via the coding sequence ATGCCCCGCCAGGACCCGGGCTCCACGATGTGGTTCCGCCTCTCCATCGACGGCGAGAGCCTCGGCTACTTCAACGGCTGTCAAGGGCTGTCGTCGCAGGTGGAGATCGAGCACCGGCAGGAGGGCGGCAACAACGGCTTCGTGTGGCAACTGCCGTCCCGCGTCACGTTCCCCACCATCCGGCTGACCCGCCCGCTCACCCCGGACACCACGAAGGTCGCCAAGTGGATCTCCACCGTGCAGACCGGGATCAAGCGGCCCACCGCCGAGATCGCGGCGCTGCGCGCGGACGGCTCGGAGGTGGCCCGCTGGGGTCTCATCGACGTGCTCCCGGTGAGCTGGCAGGGCCCCCGGCTCGACCCCGGCAGCCCGGCCGTCGCCACGGAGGTCCTGGAGATCGCCCACCACGGGTTCACGGACTGA
- a CDS encoding LysM peptidoglycan-binding domain-containing protein has translation MPKGKGAGKSLVRASLAIHEPPVGISTTPGSLMKSFDFDFNPAQLTIGRRATWTVTPTASNRDGAQPEFIGSESREMSVEIFLDSSDQPTSDTVMKKVKSLLDCCAVTARSKDADQPSPPWVVFQWGSFKTARFTAYVGSVDASYTLFGTSGVPIRAACQLRLHEIPGDPEGQNPTSGALTAQRVHRVVAGDSLQSLAWREYGDATVWRAIAEANGIDDPSTLASGAELVLPAAQEVGR, from the coding sequence ATGCCCAAGGGCAAGGGCGCAGGCAAGAGCCTCGTACGGGCCAGCCTCGCCATCCACGAGCCCCCCGTCGGGATCAGCACCACGCCCGGGAGCTTGATGAAATCGTTCGACTTCGACTTCAACCCGGCACAGCTCACCATCGGCCGCCGGGCGACCTGGACGGTGACCCCGACCGCGAGCAACCGGGACGGCGCGCAGCCGGAGTTCATCGGTTCGGAGTCGCGCGAGATGAGCGTGGAGATCTTTCTGGACTCCTCCGACCAGCCGACGAGCGACACGGTCATGAAGAAGGTGAAGTCGCTGCTCGACTGCTGTGCGGTGACGGCCAGGAGCAAGGACGCCGACCAGCCGTCGCCACCCTGGGTGGTCTTCCAGTGGGGGTCGTTCAAGACGGCCCGGTTCACCGCCTACGTCGGGTCCGTCGACGCCTCGTACACCCTCTTCGGCACGTCGGGCGTGCCCATCCGGGCCGCCTGCCAGCTGCGCCTCCACGAGATTCCGGGGGATCCCGAGGGGCAGAACCCGACCTCTGGCGCGCTCACCGCGCAGCGCGTGCACCGGGTCGTCGCCGGTGACTCGCTGCAGTCGCTCGCCTGGCGCGAGTACGGCGACGCCACGGTGTGGCGGGCCATCGCCGAGGCCAACGGGATCGACGACCCGTCGACCCTCGCGTCCGGCGCCGAACTCGTGCTGCCCGCGGCGCAGGAGGTGGGGCGCTGA